A stretch of the Pseudomonas sp. ACM7 genome encodes the following:
- the rimO gene encoding 30S ribosomal protein S12 methylthiotransferase RimO, producing the protein MSTTPAPANPKVGFVSLGCPKALVDSERILTQLRMEGYDVVSTYQDADVVVVNTCGFIDSAKAESLEVIGEAIKENGKVIVTGCMGVEEGNIRKVHPSVLAVTGPQQYEQVVNAVHDAVPPRQDHNPLIDLVPPQGIKLTPRHYAYLKISEGCNHSCSFCIIPSMRGKLVSRPVGDVLDEAQRLVKAGVKELLVISQDTSAYGVDVKYRTGFWNGAPVKTRMTELCEALSTLGVWVRLHYVYPYPHVDELIPLMAAGKILPYLDIPFQHASPKVLKAMKRPAFEDKTLARIKNWREICPDLIIRSTFIVGFPGETEEDFQYLLNWLTEAQLDRVGCFQYSPVEGAPANLLDAAIVPDDVKQDRWDRFMAHQQAISSARLQMRVGREIEVLVDEVDEQGAVGRCFFDAPEIDGNVFIDNGSNLKPGDKVWCKVTDADEYDLWAEQI; encoded by the coding sequence ATGTCCACCACTCCTGCGCCGGCCAATCCAAAGGTTGGCTTCGTATCCCTGGGTTGCCCCAAAGCACTGGTCGACTCCGAGCGCATCCTTACCCAGCTGCGCATGGAAGGCTATGACGTTGTGTCCACTTATCAGGACGCTGACGTCGTGGTGGTCAATACCTGCGGCTTCATCGACTCGGCCAAGGCTGAATCTTTGGAAGTGATCGGCGAAGCCATCAAGGAAAACGGCAAGGTCATCGTGACCGGCTGCATGGGCGTCGAAGAAGGCAACATTCGCAAGGTGCACCCAAGTGTGCTGGCCGTGACCGGCCCGCAGCAATACGAGCAAGTGGTCAACGCCGTGCACGACGCCGTGCCACCGCGTCAGGATCACAACCCGCTGATCGACCTGGTGCCGCCGCAAGGCATCAAGCTGACCCCGCGCCACTACGCCTACCTGAAAATTTCCGAAGGCTGCAACCACAGCTGCAGCTTCTGCATCATCCCGTCGATGCGCGGCAAACTGGTCAGCCGTCCAGTCGGTGATGTATTGGACGAAGCCCAGCGCCTGGTCAAGGCCGGCGTCAAAGAGCTGTTGGTGATCTCGCAAGACACCAGCGCTTACGGTGTTGACGTGAAGTACCGCACCGGTTTCTGGAACGGCGCGCCGGTGAAAACCCGCATGACCGAACTCTGTGAAGCCCTGAGCACCCTCGGCGTCTGGGTTCGTCTGCACTATGTTTACCCGTACCCGCACGTCGACGAGCTGATTCCGCTGATGGCCGCCGGGAAAATCCTGCCGTACCTGGACATCCCCTTCCAGCACGCCAGCCCGAAAGTCCTGAAAGCGATGAAACGCCCGGCCTTCGAAGACAAGACCCTGGCGCGCATCAAGAACTGGCGCGAAATCTGCCCGGACCTGATCATCCGTTCGACCTTCATCGTCGGCTTCCCTGGCGAAACCGAAGAAGACTTCCAGTACCTGCTGAACTGGCTGACCGAAGCGCAACTCGATCGCGTCGGCTGCTTCCAGTATTCGCCGGTCGAAGGCGCACCAGCCAACCTGCTGGACGCGGCCATCGTGCCGGACGACGTCAAGCAAGACCGCTGGGATCGCTTCATGGCGCACCAGCAAGCGATCAGTTCGGCTCGTCTGCAAATGCGCGTCGGCCGTGAAATCGAAGTATTGGTCGACGAAGTCGACGAGCAAGGTGCAGTCGGCCGCTGCTTCTTCGATGCCCCGGAAATCGACGGCAATGTGTTCATCGACAACGGCAGCAACCTCAAACCAGGCGATAAAGTCTGGTGCAAAGTGACCGACGCCGACGAATACGACCTGTGGGCTGAACAGATCTAA